Proteins found in one Pempheris klunzingeri isolate RE-2024b chromosome 6, fPemKlu1.hap1, whole genome shotgun sequence genomic segment:
- the LOC139202800 gene encoding alkaline phosphatase-like, whose translation MLSFFIKHSVVTAMASGHKLVFTGLLIFISVQWTLSAPPVSEEEFHASYWNNLGKEALHAALNIQPNIHQAKNLILFLGDGMGVPTVTAARILKGQLAGKSGEETSLVMDTFPYLALSKTYNVDQQMPDSAGTATAYLCGVKANYGTIGVTASTPRYNCSATSGNEVTSVLHRAKKAGKSVGIVTTTRVQHASPSASYAHSANRGWYADSDLSSDAVQNGCRDIAHQLVYNTEINVILGGGRRYMFPNTTQDPEYPTHRGERFDGRNLVLEWTKNKKNAKYVWNKADFDAVNPATTDFLMGLFEPKDCRYELERDSTMDPSLTEMMEKAIKILSKNPKGFFLFVEGGRIDHGHHGGRAKKSLYETIEFDRAIGRAAELTSELDTLSVVTADHSHVFAFGGYSVRGNSVLGLSRSIADDNKRFTTAVYGNGPGYQIVKGVRPDVNETISSDNNYRQQATVPLDSETHSIEDVAIFAKGPMSHLFHGVQEQSYIAHVLAYAACLEPYEDCKLPSPDHAGSIHPSLLLLLMGLLLLSLLSV comes from the exons ATGCTCAGCTTTTTTATAAAACACAGTGTAGTCACAGCCATGGCCAGCGGACACAAACTCGTTTTTACTGGATTATTGATTTTCATTTCGGTGCAGTGGACATTGTCTGCTCCACCTGTTTCAG AGGAAGAGTTCCATGCCAGCTATTGGAACAACCTAGGGAAGGAGGCTCTTCATGCTGCCCTGAATATTCAGCCTAATATCCACCAAGCCAAGAACCTCATCCTCTTCCTGGGGGACG GTATGGGGGTACCAACAGTGACTGCTGCACGGATACTCAAAGGCCAGTTGGCAGGAAAATCTGGGGAGGAGACCAGTCTGGTTATGGATACCTTTCCTTACCTGGCGCTGTCTAAG ACATACAATGTGGACCAGCAGATGCCAGATAGCGCTGGCACAGCCACAGCTTACTTGTGTGGTGTGAAGGCTAACTACGGCACCATAGGTGTCACTGCCTCCACCCCAAGGTACAACTGTAGTGCTACCAGTGGCAACGAAGTCACATCAGTTCTGCACCGTGCCAAGAAAGCAG GAAAATCAGTGGGAATTGTCACTACAACCAGAGTGCAGCATGCCTCTCCTAGTGCATCCTACGCTCACTCTGCCAACAGAGGCTGGTACGCTGACTCTGATCTCTCCTCTGACGCCGTCCAAAATGGCTGCCGTGACATTGCTCACCAGCTGGTTTACAACACAGAGATAAAT GTTATTCTTGGTGGAGGTCGTCGGTACATGTTTCCCAACACTACGCAAGATCCAGAGTATCCAACTCATAGAGGAGAACGATTTGATGGAAGAAATCTTGTTTTGGAGTGGACAAAGAACAAAAAG AATGCTAAATATGTATGGAACAAAGCTGATTTTGATGCTGTCAATCCTGCGACTACAGACTTCCTAATGG GTCTCTTTGAGCCCAAAGACTGCCGCTACGAGTTGGAACGTGATTCAACCATGGACCCCTCCCTTACGGAGATGATGGAAAAAGCAATTAAGATTCTCAGCAAGAACCCAAAGggatttttcctctttgtggAAG GTGGGAGAATTGACCATGGTCACCATGGAGGGAGGGCCAAGAAATCTCTCTATGAGACTATTGAGTTTGACCGGGCAATCGGGCGAGCAGCtgaactcaccagtgagctggaCACCCTGTCTGTGGTCACTGCTGACCACTCCCACGTCTTTGCCTTTGGAGGATATTCTGTCAGAGGAAACTCTGTGTTAG GGTTGTCTCGCTCAATAGCTGACGACAACAAGCGCTTCACCACTGCTGTGTATGGAAATGGACCAGGCTACCAGATTGTCAAAGGAGTTCGCCCAGATGTGAATGAGACAATTTCAT CGGATAATAACTACCGTCAGCAGGCTACTGTGCCTCTCGACTCAGAGACCCACAGCATAGAGGATGTAGCCATCTTTGCCAAAGGTCCCATGTCACACCTTTTCCACGGGGTCCAGGAGCAGAGCTACATTGCCCACGTCTTGGCGTATGCAGCATGTCTAGAACCCTACGAGGATTGCAAACTGCCCTCGCCAGACCACGCTGGTTCCATCCACCCCAGCCTGCTGCTCCTTCTGATgggcctccttctcctctccctcctctcagtcTGA
- the LOC139202668 gene encoding serine-rich adhesin for platelets: MDRKTRRLENQLCKAVNDGDPRSVQLLLSEGACPDLVGGKGVAAIHLAVGKETEKNTRCLKILLQHGANPNIRSSDGLTPVHVAALWGCYQNLKLLLMNGGNPNSKDNEGNTPGQLAEQQENRKCSQLLREYQASSVDTEEDDLPQFQYSVYSDQTDTSGYPESDYSFSSCSSMISDFGEAPLSSTRRSSFFNISDINGRPSCRGIPYNRLSDMDTQRHRSQGLNPSSSHWAPEGPSILSSTRMSAVGLAAAMPTLKEDDLFANDDVFRSETNKHPATTDNRICPSRRDTLPAFPSRRASRKSVSFKDVDEYFPVFSPEPSKQQPVGSQSTLPFDLSEYSDFLDSERMATVLHKQGIDVTSPDHVYVFCRESSESTEDDMEKTVMSYCALEESDDEQEAKDVKEAQMNIPEQPARLCVASSGSETGSSHYSSCESDHYTSALDASVHPSRLLLPKVEEVSAGAETNKKIPISTDSDSELTRQDGTLVQTESQLDSKPETIEHSPNMLDKQALFEVKYPSNDIFEVCCDPVVETSNNGGVNKAAEATQEHFGLPFTPSPFVTGRTRSRLSRCSLRTSRTPDVLLTSSLFEETLPTPVRSRRQTPRSQSSEDFYSSPHAPCFTPSYSGSSTGGGSLSADCQDTQSSTLRAGSSVSNSQADTLILSKSVTDSADESQTLSDTVVLEKNQDSSLDDYERNLAEIILAMQGHGVAEDADFLTDDLTSTDEATKRIANDGPGKDKIGSLKNEDVWITEDCSSQPDSVSSSSSSSYFSPRRSREDQDLSCTPGTGCTPRYSMSRLSSCRRPQHLADLSYTPGGRPLIQDLEEPVEYLYTDTENGHKLIETHVPPTANTSLSSSMSASSSEETVLYDWRSMQTDMMKNREKENQKPQMVTKGMTDKQLRLRLVELGQSPGPICSRTRPTYMRKLCRLLLESNSQSPQLGYSPELCRALRTFELPHCHADEQALCQQFDQPDQNRKWREGIIKSSFNYLLLDPRVTKNLPFRSHTMTPQECFQTFVHAIFYVGKGKRSRPYSHLYEALDYYKGDKTSKKLCAKVQHILQVWNAEQGVISLHCFQNVIPVEAYTREACMVEAIGLKMLTNQKRGDFYGVVSNWQVKRKRELGVHLLYRAMQIFLAEGERQLRPADIRQ; this comes from the exons ATGGATCGAAAGACGAGGAGGCTCGAAAACCAACTTTGTAAAGCTGTGAACGATGGAGATCCGAG ATCTGTGCAGCTGCTACTTTCAGAAGGTGCGTGCCCCGACCTGGTGGGTGGTAAAGGAGTGGCTGCAATACACTTGGCTGTTGGCAAAGAGACTGAGAAGAACACACGCTGCTTGAAAATACTGCTGCAACACGGAGCAAACCCCAATATCAG ATCATCAGACGGTCTGACTCCTGTTCACGTTGCTGCACTGTGGGGTTGCTATCAAAATCTGAAGCTGCTTTTGATGAATGGAGGGAACCCAAACAGTAAAGATAAT GAAGGAAATACACCAGGGCAGCTTGCAGAGCAACAGGAGAATCGCAAATGTTCCCAGCTCCTTCGGGAGTACCAGGCCAGCtcagtggacacagaggaggacgACTTACCTCAATTCCAGTACT ctgTGTATTCAGACCAAACAGACACGTCCGGCTATCCTGAATCAGACTACAGCTTCAGTTCCTGCTCGTCTATGATAAGTGACTTTGGCGAGGCCCCGCTGAGCAGCACGAGGCGCTCATCATTTTTCAACATATCTGACATAAATGGAAGGCCAAGCTGCAGAGGAATACCATATAACAGACTCTCTGACATGGACACTCAGAGGCATCGCAGCCAGGGCTTGAATCCTTCGTCCTCACATTGGGCACCTGAAGGTCCCTCCATACTATCAAGCACTCGCATGTCTGCAGTGGGACTTGCAGCCGCAATGCCGACTCTTAAAGAGGATGATTTATTTGCTAATGATGACGTGTTCAGAtcagaaacaaataaacatCCTGCTACAACTGATAACAGAATCTGCCCCTCCAGAAGAGACACTCTCCCAGCGTTTCCCTCCAGGCGAGCGAGCCGCAAGAGCGTGAGCTTCAAAGATGTGGATGAATATTTCCCTGTTTTCAGTCCAGAACCTTCCAAACAGCAGCCTGTTGGCAGCCAGAGCACCTTACCTTTTGACCTGTCTGAGTACTCTGACTTCCTGGATTCAGAACGGATGGCCACTGTTTTACACAAGCAGGGCATTGACGTCACGTCACCGGATCATGTTTACGTTTTTTGCCGGGAGAGCAGCGAGAGCACAGAAGATGACATGGAGAAAACAGTCATGAGTTACTGTGCTTTGGAAGAAAGTGATGATGAACAGGAAGCTAAAGATGTTAAAGAGGCCCAGATGAATATACCTGAACAACCAGCCCGTCTCTGTGTCGCCAGCAGCGGCAGTGAGACTGGCAGTAGTCATTATAGTAGCTGCGAGAGCGACCATTACACCAGTGCTCTGGATGCTTCTGTGCACCCAAGCCGTCTCTTACTCCCCAAAGTAGAGGAGGTTTCTGCTGGGGCTGAAACTAACAAAAAGATTCCGATTTCTACTGACTCTGATTCTGAGCTTACAAGGCAAGATGGGACTCTTGTTCAAACAGAATCCCAGCTAGATTCAAAGCCTGAAACTATAGAGCATTCGCCAAATATGCTTGATAAGCAGGCTCTGTTTGAAGTAAAATATCCAAGCAATGACATATTTGAAGTTTGTTGTGATCCCGTAGTGGAGACTTCAAATAATGGTGGCGTGAATAAAGCAGCGGAAGCGACACAGGAACATTTTGGCCTTCCATTCACACCAAGTCCCTTTGTAACAGGCAGGACTCGCTCGAGGTTGAGTCGCTGCTCACTGAGAACGAGCAGAACCCCAGACGTCCTCCTCACGTCCTCTTTGTTCGAGGAGACACTCCCGACACCAGTTCGATCACGCCGCCAGACACCCAGGTCTCAGAGCAGCGAGGACTTTTACAGTTCACCACATGCACCTTGTTTTACACCATCCTATTCAGGGAGTAGCACAGGAGGAGGCTCCTTGTCTGCTGATTGCCAGGACACGCAGTCCAGCACCCTCAGAGCAGGTTCAAGTGTCAGCAATAGTCAAGCTGACACTCTTATTCTCTCCAAGAGCGTAACTGACTCTGCTGATGAATCGCAGACTTTATCTGACACAGTAGTACTGGAGAAAAATCAGGACTCTTCATTGGACGATTATGAAAGAAACCTTGCCGAGATTATACTGGCCATGCAAGGCCACGGTGTTGCTGAAGACGCAGATTTTCTGACTGATGATCTGACAAGTACAGACGAGGCAACAAAGAGAATAGCAAATGATGGCCCCGGTAAGGACAAAATAGGCAGCTTAAAAAATGAAGATGTCTGGATCACTGAGGACTGCAGCTCTCAGCCGGACTCTGTGTCATCTTCATCCAGCTCCAGCTACTTTTCCCCAAGGAGGTCCAGGGAGGACCAAGACCTTTCTTGCACTCCAGGCACTGGATGCACCCCCAGATACAGCATGAGCCGTCTGTCCAGCTGCCGCAGGCCACAGCATCTGGCTGACCTGTCTTACACGCCTGGAGGGCGACCACTCATTCAGGATCTGGAAGAGCCAGTGGAGTACCTCTACACTGATACAGAAAATGGCCACAAGCTGATCGAGACTCATGTCCCGCCGACAGCAAACACCTCGCTCAGCTCCAGCATGAGCGCTAGCAGCAGTGAGGAGACCGTCCTGTATGACTGGCGCTCCATGCAGACTGACATGAtgaagaacagagagaaggagaaccAGAAGCCCCAGATGGTG ACCAAAGGGATGACTGACAAGCAGCTGAGACTGAGGCTCGTAGAGCTTGGGCAGAGCCCAGGCCCTATCTGCAGTCGGACCAGGCCCACCTACATGCGAAAGCTGTGCCGTCTGTTGCTGGAGTCAAACTCCCAATCACCAC AGTTAGGTTATAGTCCAGAATTGTGTCGGGCCCTGCGGACATTCGAGCTGCCTCACTGCCACGCCGACGAGCAGGCTTTGTGCCAGCAGTTTGACCAACCGGATCAAAACAGAAAGTGGAGGGAGGGCATCATCAAGTCCAGCTTCAACTACCTGCTGCTCGACCCAAG AGTGACGAAAAACCTCCCATTTCGTAGTCACACCATGACTCCACAGGAGTGTTTCCAGACATTTGTCCATGCTATATTTTATGTGGGCAAAGGAAAACGCTCCCGCCCCTACAGTCACCTGTATGAGGCTTTAGACTACTACAAAGGAGACAAGACGTCCAAG AAATTGTGCGCCAAAGTGCAGCACATCCTTCAGGTGTGGAACGCCGAGCAGGGCGTCATCTCCCTACATTGTTTCCAGAATGTCATTCCAGTGGAGGCTTACACGAGAGAGGCCTGCATGGTGGAGGCCATTG GGTTGAAGATGCTCACCAATCAGAAGCGAGGGGACTTTTATGGGGTGGTGTCCAACTGGCAGGTGAAGAGGAAGCGGGAGCTGGGCGTCCACCTGCTCTACCGGGCTATGCAGATTTTCCTGGCCGAGGGTGAGAGACAGCTCAGACCAGCAGACATCAGACAGTAG